Genomic DNA from Thermotoga petrophila RKU-1:
TGGAAAAGCTCCGGTCTGCTGAAGGATGTGAATGGGACAGAAAGCAAACCCACGAGAGCTTGAAACCGTATCTCATCGAAGAATGCTACGAGTTGATCGAGGCGATAGACGAAAAAAACGACGATATGATGAAAGAAGAACTTGGTGATGTGTTGCTCCAGGTGGTGTTCCACGCACAGATAGCCCGAGAAAGAGGTGCTTTCACCATTGAGGATGTGATACGAACTCTCAACGAAAAATTGATCAGACGACACCCACACGTTTTCGGAGACAGTCCGGGGTACTCGTACAAACAATGGGAAGATATAAAAGCCCAGGAAAAAGGAAAAAAGAAATCCTCGAGGATCGGTGAGATAAACCCGCTCGTTCCCGCTCTCTCGATGGCAAGAAGAATTCAGGAGAACGCTTCACAAGTGGGGTTTGACTGGAAAGATCC
This window encodes:
- the mazG gene encoding nucleoside triphosphate pyrophosphohydrolase: MKEAGFLFEELVSIMEKLRSAEGCEWDRKQTHESLKPYLIEECYELIEAIDEKNDDMMKEELGDVLLQVVFHAQIARERGAFTIEDVIRTLNEKLIRRHPHVFGDSPGYSYKQWEDIKAQEKGKKKSSRIGEINPLVPALSMARRIQENASQVGFDWKDPEGVYEKIEEELKELKEAKDPGELEEEFGDLLFSIVNLSRFLNVDPESALRKATRKFVERFKRMEELIEKDGLVLEELPIEKLDEYWEKAKGGDEE